GCAAAGGTTTGGCTATTGCAACGGGCGATATAATAAACTGGATTAATAGTGACGATTTAGTAGCTCCTGGAGCATTTCATTGCATCGCCGCTGAATTCTATTTGGATAAGTACGATGTTATATGCGGCAATTGCGATTATTTTTTGAACAGCTTGAATCACCTGGATCTGCGTAATGAACGGATGGGATTAGGAACTACGGTTGGAAATACGTTGGTGGAACAAAAAATTAATCAACCGTCTACTTTTTTCAAAGCATCCGTATTGAAGGCATTGGGTGTGGATGAGCAGTATCACTACGCCATGGATTTAGAACTGTGGTTTCGCTATCTGTTGCAAGCCGGCCAGCAACGGGTGTTACTATCTGACAGTCTCTTTACTTATTTCCGGTTACACGAAACATCTAAGTCGGTTGCCCAGAGCTCCAGATTTGTTGGTGATATTGAGAAGGTATTTTATAACGTTCTGCACAGCCTTAATGCGCCTAGGGTACTTTTGGATTTTGCAAGGCTTAACATACCCAATGCCGACGCGTTTTCTCCTATCCGCTACCCAGTGGCCGTCAGCACCAAGGAAACGAGCTATTTTTTACTTCACATGGCATTGTTAGCCAAGCAGCATTACAGTGAAATAAAAAACGTAGTTGCCGCCCGTGAGAGCCTTTTGGTCGCCCAGCAAAATGGGCACCCAAAGGCGCCAAGCGTACTGCGGCAGTTAGCTAAATCCCTGATTCCGAATAAAGTGTTGAGCTGGCTTGCATCGCAACGCAATAAGCGAAAAATATGAAGCTGGTTAGTATCATCATACCGTGTTATAACTATGGCTGGCTTTTAGCTGAGACCCTTGATTCTGTATTGGCGCAAACGTACTCCAATTGGGAATGCATTGTGGTAGACGACGGCTCGGTCGATGCGACGAGAGCAGTTGCAGAAGAATACCTGCACCGCGATAAACGGTTTCGCTACGTGTACCAAGAAAACAAAGGGATTTCCAGCACTCGAAACCACGGAATTCGATTGGCCCAGGGCGAATACTACCAATTCCTGGATGCGGACGATTTGCTAGCTCCCCGTAAATTAGAGACGCAAGTAGCCATTTTGGAAGCTCAGCCCGCGGTAGATTTAGTCTACGGCGACGTGCGATATTTTCGCCACGGCAACCCTGACGCATTAAGTCGGTCGTTCAACATGGAGGACGAAGTGTGGATGTCGAAGCTGCAAGGTCAGGGTTTGGTATTGGTGAATCAGTTGGTGGTGCGAAACGAAATGGTAATGAACGCTCCTTTGCTTCGAGCGGAACTGGTAAGCCGGGTTGGACCTTTCTCGGAGCGAATGCACTGCATGGAAGATTGGGATTTTTGGATGCGTTGCGCTATTGCTGATGCTAATTTCCAATACGAAGACACACCTGATATGTGGTCGCTGGTGCGTATACATCCAACCAGCACCAGTCAAAACAACGACCGAATGGTTTCTTTCATGGGAGAGGTTCGGGAGCAGTTAGAAAAGTCTTTGCTGAAAATAAATGCAGTACAAGCACTGGCTATCAATAAGGCCGAGCTACGGGCAATCAGGGGCCGCAACGCAGTGTACAACGTAGAGCGGGGTAGCTTGGCGCTAGGGGCACGGCTGTTCTGGCAGTTGGCACGCGAGTCGGGCCGCTACGGCTATTATGTCCACGCGATGGCTTACCGCCTGCGCCAGCGCTGGCGCAAAGAATAAACCCATGTTGTGGTAGACCTGAACCGCAGTGTATAAAGGGAATACATGACAGTAACAGCTATGGGGCTTTTGGCGTAAAACAACGAAATTTTTAATTTAATAATATTGTTAATTAATTAATATGGGAAACTCTGCTTCCGCTGATGCAAAGGCTTCTGCAAACGGAGTCCGCGCCATTGCCATTTACCTGCCGCAGTTCCACCCCATACCCGAGAACGACGAGTGGTGGGGCAAGGGATTTACGGAATGGACCAACGTAACTAAAGCTGAGCAATTGTTTGCTGGCCACCAGCAGCCGCAGCTACCCGCTGACTTGGGCTTTTGTGATTTACGGGTAGCCGAAGTGCGCGAAGCTCAAGCCGCGTTGGCCAGGCAATATGGCATCTCCGGTTTTTGCTATTATCACTATTGGTTCAACGGCAAGCGTCTACTTAACCGTCCCATCGACGAAATTCTAGCTTCTAAGAAACCGGATTTTCCTTTCATGTTATTTTGGGCCAATGAAACCTGGAGCCGCCGGTGGCTAGGCGAAGAGAAAGAAGTATTAATAAAGCAGACATATAGCGGAGAAGACGACATAAACCACATCAACTGGCTTTATGATAATGCTTTCTCAGACGAGCGTTACATAAAAATCCACGGCCGCCCGGCCTTCGTGATTTATCGGGCCCATGATTTACCAGACTATAAAAAAACGCTTGCGCTATTCAGAGAGATAGCAAAGAGTAAGGATATGCCCGAAGCATTCATTATCGGTAGCAACTCTCATGGTAGTGATTTGACGGGTTTTGACCATATTTTAAATTTTGAACCTCAATTAGGGTTATTACCCGACGCATTTGACGACGGGCCTAATAAGGCAAAACAACAGCGTAATAAAAAATTGAATATTAAATCGGCAGAATTAAAAGTGTATGATTATGGAGAGGTCAAAAAG
This genomic stretch from Hymenobacter sp. PAMC 26628 harbors:
- a CDS encoding glycoside hydrolase family 99-like domain-containing protein; translation: MGNSASADAKASANGVRAIAIYLPQFHPIPENDEWWGKGFTEWTNVTKAEQLFAGHQQPQLPADLGFCDLRVAEVREAQAALARQYGISGFCYYHYWFNGKRLLNRPIDEILASKKPDFPFMLFWANETWSRRWLGEEKEVLIKQTYSGEDDINHINWLYDNAFSDERYIKIHGRPAFVIYRAHDLPDYKKTLALFREIAKSKDMPEAFIIGSNSHGSDLTGFDHILNFEPQLGLLPDAFDDGPNKAKQQRNKKLNIKSAELKVYDYGEVKKIMAARKFDYKFMPSVFVGWDNTARRGKNGIIMHNQNQADFKASLVRAKEMVKDYPDDERIVFINAWNEWAEGNHLEPCTTYGHLFLETVKEVFND
- a CDS encoding glycosyltransferase family 2 protein codes for the protein MQKNTPKISIITPSYNQGNYLQETILSVINQKYSSYELIIIDGGSTDNTIEVIKKYEEYITYWVSEKDRGQSHAIRKGLAIATGDIINWINSDDLVAPGAFHCIAAEFYLDKYDVICGNCDYFLNSLNHLDLRNERMGLGTTVGNTLVEQKINQPSTFFKASVLKALGVDEQYHYAMDLELWFRYLLQAGQQRVLLSDSLFTYFRLHETSKSVAQSSRFVGDIEKVFYNVLHSLNAPRVLLDFARLNIPNADAFSPIRYPVAVSTKETSYFLLHMALLAKQHYSEIKNVVAARESLLVAQQNGHPKAPSVLRQLAKSLIPNKVLSWLASQRNKRKI
- a CDS encoding glycosyltransferase family 2 protein, whose amino-acid sequence is MKLVSIIIPCYNYGWLLAETLDSVLAQTYSNWECIVVDDGSVDATRAVAEEYLHRDKRFRYVYQENKGISSTRNHGIRLAQGEYYQFLDADDLLAPRKLETQVAILEAQPAVDLVYGDVRYFRHGNPDALSRSFNMEDEVWMSKLQGQGLVLVNQLVVRNEMVMNAPLLRAELVSRVGPFSERMHCMEDWDFWMRCAIADANFQYEDTPDMWSLVRIHPTSTSQNNDRMVSFMGEVREQLEKSLLKINAVQALAINKAELRAIRGRNAVYNVERGSLALGARLFWQLARESGRYGYYVHAMAYRLRQRWRKE